The sequence TCCTAGAAAGATGTCTAATCCTTATGGTTCATTTGTTAATGTGGTACTGTTTTCTCACAGGCTGGTAAAAAGCTCTTGCTTATCACAAACTCAGATTATCACTACACAGACAAAATGATGAAGCATTCGTTTAATAAGTTCCTTCCTAATGACATGGACTGGAGGGATCTTTTTGACATGGTGATAGTTTCTGCGAGGAAACCAGAGTTCTTCCAGATGTCACACCCTTTGTACGAGGTTGTGACTGGAGAAGGTTTAATGCGTCCATGCTTCAAGGCTGAAACAGGTAGCTTCTAATTTTTGTAAGCTGATGGTTTTTTGTGAAGAAAGCTTAATCTTTTTTTGCCTTTGATCTCCCATAGGAGGTTTGTACTCAGGAGGAAGTGCTCAGATGGTGGAGAGCTCACTCAACGTTCATGGAGATGAGATTTTGTATGTTGGTGACCACATCTACACTGATGTTAGCGTGTCCAAAGTCCATCTCAGGTGGCGAACTGCACTGATTTGCCGTGAACTGGAAGAAGAGGTTCTGAACTATGATCAATTGATGACAGAACTTGGAGTGGCTTTTTGTTCGTTAAAGTAACAGAAGGAACCGgttttgtctttgtttctttGCAGTATATGGCTTTAATTGGTAGTCGTGGTCACAGAGAAGAGTTAATAGAGCTTATAAATCAAAAAGAGGTTGTTGGGGATCTCTTTAACCAGCTTCGTCTTGCTCTGCAAAGAAGAAGCAAAGGCCGTCCTGCTCAGGTTTGTTTATCTATAGTTCCTTGGTGGATACAATTTGGTTGTTTGATCAGATAAAGTATctctttatcttttcttttctagacACTAGCTGCTACCAACTTGGCTGATCAAGAACTGACGGAGACCATGCAGAAGCTTCTCATTGTAATGCAAAGACTAGATGACAAGATTGGTCTAATGCTTGAATCAGACGGCGAGCTCTTCAACAAAAGGTCTTTTTACTTTTGAAAGGGACAAACTAATCTTAGTTAGATGACTTGTGGATCTGTCGGACTCATAGTTTTTTGGATTGTTTGACCAGATGGGGCTTCCTTTCACGTGCTGGTTTGTGGGACAAAAGCCACTTGATGAGACAAATCGAAAAGTATGGACAcctcttcctctccatttctGAACAACTTGTAGTGAATCTCTTACACTTACTTCCCTCACTCAAAATTTGGTTGCAGGTATGCTGACATATACACATCAAGAGTCTCCAACTTCCTCAACTACACACCCTTCATGTATTTCCGATCGCAGGAGCAGGTACAAAGCTTTAGATCTGATTGTCAGAATTGGAAGTCTTAGGCATATGTTAACTGAACTCATTTGTGTTGTTTATCTCCTCTGCAGTCACTGGCTCACGATTCTCCACTTCCTAATGCGGCTGTGGAAATTCCTGATGCGGCATTGGAAAACTAGCGGTTGTTGTGTTGTAGtcttgtttttataaaaagaagTGTGGATAGAAGTGTAACAGTAGACATTCTGAAGCGCAAAGACTCGTTTACGTATAAAATGTGTAATATTCATATTCTCTGAACTAAGTTGAAGCTGGCCTTGGTTGTTTGGTGTAATGctattcttttgattttttgtgtTATCTTATATGATGCTACTCAGTTTCTGCTTCACAGTCTTGACATCAGAAGCAGTTTGTGCAAAAGACTATTTGTAGAGAGCATTTGGTGAATATTTGAAGCAAGGCTCTTATGATTAGTCTCTATTGATGACATGGGAAccatgataatatattttttcttagaaTGCCACATCACAAATCCATggttaattaaaatattgtgaTTATATCATCTAACTCACTTTTCAAAAACTTTGTTAAAAAAGATTACAAGTTCAATTAGATTGCAGAAGATTACTTTCTAATTTATCTTGTGATCGAAAAGATGTAGAAGTCTTTAGGCAGGCGCAAGATTAAAATGGGCCTCACTAAACAAGCCCAAAGTATACGAAAATTAACAGAGGGCTCAGCCGACatctaaagaaaaataaatctaaatctaaaaattaCGAAATTACCAAACGGCGTCGTTTCATCCGTACCTCTTGGGCTTTGGCGGCTCTCCTCCTCCTCACTCGCTTCTTACTTCTTCTCCTTGTCGTGTTTCCTCGGAACCTAAAACCCTTTTTACACATTAGCTTAGTCTCTCTCTCAAATCAAATCATGGAGGCTCCTCCTTCGACGAATAAGCTTAAACAGCAAGAGTTCACTCTAGCCTCAGTCACTgatctctcctcctcctcttcctcatctccttcgCCCTCCTCTGCTGTAGCTACCTTTTCCTGCGTTAATGAAGTCACTGAACTTCGATTTCAGGAATCTGAATCGGCCCATGGCTTCACTTTCGATCTTAGTTCCACTCAGGTAGCTCTCGATTCGCTTTAAAATCATCGTTTTGAATCTAAAGTTGGAAACTTTTCTATGGAACTGTTACTTGTGCTAAGGTTTGCTgataagtatttattttttattttttgaatctGTTGTGTTTGTTCAGTTGTTCAAATTGGGGCCGCTTCAGTTCATCTGTGTTTCTCATAATTCGGATTCTGTAAAAGAGGTACGTGATTGGTTTTGGGAGGTGATATGTTTGGTTTCTAGTTCTGAGTGTGTTATTGATATAAAGGTGTTACCTTTGTgtcttatatgtattttttaaccAGGATGCATTCTCTCGAGGAGTTGTGATAAAGTTTAGTGATGAGAAGGAAAGTAAGGAGTTTTGTGATTCATTTGAGGAGTGGAGAAAGGATTCTGTTGGAAAAGGTGCCTCTTTGGACATGTTTATGTTTTTCATGTTGGTTCTTTCTAAAAAGAAAGGTTTATATTACATGAATAACTTTTGGTTGCTCTAAACTTCTCTTAGTGGCCGCATTTGTTTAAAATATCTTCCCTCTGTCTTTATCGTTCACCAAATCTCAGTTTATGGTTCACAATATATACATGACTGTTGCTTGTAATCTTTCTTTGATGCCTTCTCATTCTTTCGTTTGTAGGATCATCCTTGCCCAACGGAACAGTTTCAGATGGTAAAAGCAAGTTCGACAATAAGATAGAAGCTGCTTCAGCCAAAATGTATTTCCATTATTATGGACAACTTCTACATCAGCAAAACATGCTGCAGGATTATGTGAGGACTGGTATGACGTCTGGCCTTTGTGCATTGCTTCTCTTagatttgtttttggttttaggAGGAGGAGTTTCTTTAGTTTTCTTCATACAGCTATTTATCGACTCATGGTACCTCTTTTTGTGCCATGGTACTGTCTTCAGGTACTTATCATGCAGCAGTGATGGAGAATCGTTCAGATTTTGCTGGGCGTGTTGTTGTAGATGTGGGTGCTGGAAGTGGCATTTTGTCAATGTTTGCTGCACTGGTATgcaattatttaaaaactttcCGGCGCAAAAGGTTCTATAATTACTCAATATTAACTCTTTTCCCCCTAATAAAGGCTGGTGCCAAGCATGTGTACGCTGTGGAAGCGTCAGAAATGGCTGATTATGCCCGTAAGCTGATCGCTGGGAATCCATTGCTTGCTGAACGTATCACAGTAAGACCTAACTCCATTTTTGTTAGTACATTTTCCCATGTATAACCATTTTTCTGATGTCCTTCAATGTTGAACAAGTGTAGGTCATCAAGGGAAAAATTGAGGATATTGAGTTGCCTGAAAAGGCAGATGTTTTGATCTCTGAACCAATGGGTATGTCATGTGTTTCAGAGATGGATGTTTTTTTCACATGCTCTTCATGACATGAACTGTAATTAAAGTTATCTGTGAATGTAGGCACTCTGTTGGTCAATGAGAGGATGTTGGAAACATATGTTATTGCTAGGGACCGTTTTCTATCTCCAAACGGAAAAATGTTTCCGACCGTTGGAAGGTAAAGTTGAACTTTGATAGTTTTACTTGTCTGTTGGATTAAACCTCTTCTTTATAATGTTAACTTTCTCACTGTAGGATCCACATGGCACCTTTCTCCGATGAGTTGTTATTTATGGAAATGGCAAATAAGGTGCATAATGCGCATCTTATAAGGAAGATAGTCTTAACATACATAACTATTATGGGGTTTGTGATGTTAAGCTTTCAGTAATTAGGTTTTCCACCACTATGCAGGCTTTGTTTTGGCAGCAACAGAACTATTATGGAGTTGATTTGACACCTCTGTATGCATCAGCACACCAAGGTTATTTTTCCCAGGTATATCCAGTTTCATCTAGTGGATCATTGATTAGTAAttagtttatttgttttttctccTCTTACAATGACTCACACCAATTGATTTTGTAGCCCGTTGTTGATGCATTTGATCCGAGGTTATTGGTGGCTCCCCCGATGTTCCATGTGATAGATTTCACTCAAATGAAGGTATAGCTACTCTCTACATAACATTCGGTTCCACAGTGTTTCATATATGTGGAATATCTATTTGCAGTCTCCTCTGTTTGGTAAATGACATGGATCCAAACTCACTCAGctgttaatttattttcacaggAAGAGCAATTTTACGAGATTGATGTCCCGTTGAAGTTCACAGCGTCTGTGTGTGGCAGAGTGCATGGCCTTGCGTGCTGGTTCGACGTTCTCTTTGACGGGAGGTATCAAGTCATAACAACTTGATGTTTTATCTTGTGCTTACTTTTTGCCGTTGTACAAATTATAACCTGATCTTCTCTGTGTATCCAACAGCACGGTGCAAAGATGGTTCACGACTGCTCCGGGTGCACCGACAACCCATTGGTACCAAATAAGATGTGTGCTCTCGCAGCCTATTCATGTCATGGCAGGGCAAGAGCTCACTGGTAGACTTCATTTGGTTGCACACAGTGCTCAGAGTTACACTATAAATCTAACTCTCTCAGGTCAATTTTGCTTGCTCGCTTGCATCCCTCCTTTTGAATCATATCAGCTTCTTACTTACTTTGTTTCAATTTGCTTTTTTTTAAACAGCTAAAATGTGGGGGCCTGGTGCCAATCAGGGTGGAATCCTCCAGACATCATCGTGCAAACTCGATCTTAAGGAACCCTATTATAGAATGTCTCAGCCACAGGTATACCCTGTTGCACAAGAAACACCAGCACAACCGCAAGTAAGCGTTTGTTATTGTCTTGATTAGGCAATTAGGATACGATCAACATGTGTTTACATTTTCTCGGTGCAGGACATACAGATACAGAGCGATGACTTGGAAGAACTAGAGTTACTACAACAGAACGCTAACGCTCAGCTCTAGAATGCAAGATCCTCTGCATTGCTTCCATCCACGCCATGTCTGTATACTTTTGTGTTTGGTTAACTTGGTTTTAGCTCCGAACCCTTTAACTTCAGACAGCTAAACCTTACGTATTTATGTTGGGTCCGAGTCCATTTAAGCTAAGCATTACCACAAGATTTTTGATAATCTCTTATACACTAGTTTGATTGAGTTTTTGGTGCCTAACACACTAAAATTGAAATACACTAGTTtgataaaattgaaatttattgaAATCTACTTATCTGATAGTTATGGAACCTTttcatttatagaaaaaaagagATATTAAGTGggaaccaaacaaaaaataattcgTTTTAGAgcttatatattataattgaGTTTACTGAAACCAAAATGAAATGGAGGATGTACAAAGAATGCATTGAGCAAATGAATTGTAAAGTAAATTTTAGGCTCAGCTGATTACGGTTGCAACCGCAGGCTGAGGCGGATTAGCAATAATGACATTGAAACAGCGTCCACAGAGAGTAGGATGGTCAGAAAACGATCCGACCTGCCCCGAGTAGTTCCAGCACCTCTCACACTTGGATCCCTCGGCTCGTGACACACCAATCCACACTTTGTTTTCTCCCTCCCCATACTCTCCAGTGTGCTGCACATTACTCACCATCTCCTTCTCTACTGACGACAGTACCTCAACCTGCATACATCCACAACAGTTTAATGGCTAAACTCTCACTGAAATGTACTCACTATCTATCATTTTATGAGGTTTTCTGGGATGTATTCTCTGACATCTAATCACAAAACGTCCCTACTGCTATAAGCCTATAGATTACTCTTCCTTTCACCTCTAACTACTAGGCTTTTCTCCTCTACATTTCCAAGATCTGGGTAGAAAAAACCAGACTGGATCCCATTTTGGTACATGTATTAATTAGTTCTTCTATAACGAATCTTATGGAGTGGCTATTATGATATCAATTGAGCACAAGTTTCTAACCCCCCTAGAGATTTTGGTGCTTACCTGTGATGTTATGAATATGCGTTGCAGTGTGTCAGCTTCATTCTGAGCTTCACACATCTTTAATAACTTCGAGGCCATGCCTGCATCTGGGGTATGGAGATACACCTTCGCTTCTAAACTCGAACCGATTAATTTGCCATTACGTGCGAGCTCCAGCACTTTGTTCACCTCGGTTCTCAACTGTTACATAAACACCATAAGCCGTTTTGAGATCCTCATTACATAGCAGGCATCAAGAAACCGATGTCTataggaagaagaaggaaacaaagattAAAACTAAACTGTCATCACACAGATTCTTAACTTCATCTCCACTAAGCTAAGGAGCTCTAATTCTTAACTATAACATGTGTAGCTGAGGAAAAATGCTTAAGAGTTTATCCGCTATGATATTAGGAGATTTGTTATACCTCGAGAAGCCTTTCCCAGAAGAGAATATCTTCAGCAGGAAATGAAAGCCATTGCTCGTTCAACGTAGGCCATTTAAGCTCAAAGACAAATTTTGCTTGACAGCCGTCTTCATTTCTGTACTCAAATGGGAGATTTTGCCAGACATCTTCTGCTAGGTGAGGAACTATCGGAGCGATCACTCTCAGTATAGATAAAAGATGTGTCGAAAGAACTGTTTGACAGCTTCTTCGGGTAAAACTCGAAGTTCCCCTGAGGTTACATTGAATAGCACAGAAGTATTGCAATCAAGGATTAGTAAGCAAAGGTTTACATAGGTTACAGAAAATATCAACCTAGAGAATGATAAACTTACCCAGTATACAGTCTATCTTTAGCAATATCGAAGTAGAAGTTTGACAGGTCGACAATTGTGAATCGTTGTATGATCTGAAAGAAAGAAAGGCCACTTAATAACACGGATCATCTAAACACATGAAACTAATTGGCAAAACACAACACACAacacacaaaacaaataaaagaggAAGCTGTAAGATACGTTGCATCAAGAGGTTCAGTGTCGATctgaaaatacattaatacaccAAATTCGCCTCCACCTCAATGGATAGAGATCGAATTGGTCAAATCTGAATTAtggtttcttatatatattcGAGCTTCcaataaataaactaaagttTTCTACTGGTAATCTATCTATGTCCACCATCACAGGCAAATGAAAACATATGTGGATGAAGTTAGATCATTCAATGGGTTTTACAGTTTTTAGTTGGTGTCCCTCTCTGCGGCCTCACATTTAAGCAGATAAAAGAAAATTGGCCGAGTCATAAAATGTTACACGTTTAAAGAGACTACTTTGTAGCGCTATTGATCAGTTCAACTGTATCAGAATAAAATGGTGAGATTTAGTACCTGGAATATTTTGAAAAACTGGTAGTTCTCGTAACACTCTTTTATGTTCTTTACAACATTCTCAAGCTGGAAGAGAGCATGCTGATCAATGATGGGTAAATCCTGGTACGGAACAGCATTATCAACCTGCAAACACCcataacttatatttaaaatattgtcgCCCAcgccaaaatacaaaatatagaaGCAACAAATCTTGGATGGTGGggcaagaagaaaaaaatactaCTCTATATAAAGCTTAGAGTTAGAGACATACTCTCCAATCATGAATATTTCCCAAGAGATATCTCAACGTTCCTCTCAACTTTCTATATATATCAGACATTTGCCGAAGAATCTGTGGGCCTACAAGTACATCCCCTGTGTAATCTACGCTAGAAACCCAGAGACGCATAACATCAGCCCCATAAGCAGGTGCGTCCTGGCATAAGAAGACAAGCCCTTGTCACGAATTGGATTCTATGGATAATAAAGATGTTTTAACACAATGAGCATGGTTTTTTATTTAACTGACGAACCTTTGAATTCTTCCCTCCTTCAATGACCATAAGTGGGTCAACCACATTACCCAAAGACTTGCTCATTTTCATACCCTTCTCATCCAGTACAAAACCATGTGTGATGACGGAAGAATAGGGGGCCTTGCCTATATACAACAATACAAAATGTGAAAAGGTCAACTTACACCAAGAAAGCTATAAATTATGTATGATAATCTCAATTTATGTAGGCAATTATCATAGGGGGGCATCTATCACCTTTTGTTGCGATGCTTGTTAACAAAGAACTCTGGAACCATCCACGATGCTGATCTGTACCTTCTAGATACACATCTGCAGGGAAAGTAAGACCCTCGCGTTTCCCCAACACACCAGCCCAAGAGGAACCTAAcatacatataagaaaaaaaagtgatgACAAAATAGTTGTTTGG is a genomic window of Brassica napus cultivar Da-Ae chromosome A2, Da-Ae, whole genome shotgun sequence containing:
- the LOC106403169 gene encoding probable histone-arginine methyltransferase 1.4; the encoded protein is MEAPPSTNKLKQQEFTLASVTDLSSSSSSSPSPSSAVATFSCVNEVTELRFQESESAHGFTFDLSSTQLFKLGPLQFICVSHNSDSVKEDAFSRGVVIKFSDEKESKEFCDSFEEWRKDSVGKGSSLPNGTVSDGKSKFDNKIEAASAKMYFHYYGQLLHQQNMLQDYVRTGTYHAAVMENRSDFAGRVVVDVGAGSGILSMFAALAGAKHVYAVEASEMADYARKLIAGNPLLAERITVIKGKIEDIELPEKADVLISEPMGTLLVNERMLETYVIARDRFLSPNGKMFPTVGRIHMAPFSDELLFMEMANKALFWQQQNYYGVDLTPLYASAHQGYFSQPVVDAFDPRLLVAPPMFHVIDFTQMKEEQFYEIDVPLKFTASVCGRVHGLACWFDVLFDGSTVQRWFTTAPGAPTTHWYQIRCVLSQPIHVMAGQELTGRLHLVAHSAQSYTINLTLSAKMWGPGANQGGILQTSSCKLDLKEPYYRMSQPQVYPVAQETPAQPQDIQIQSDDLEELELLQQNANAQL